In Isoptericola jiangsuensis, the following proteins share a genomic window:
- a CDS encoding GNAT family N-acetyltransferase — translation MIPTNERPSVTLPEHWTAVVPELEDVPRLGELRGRQAQPFTGSAGYDAATVEAEVAGQMSWTRRQTVVRDADGVIRAWAHAHDRAAGRAVIGVEIDRTLPRDVQDRLAAWCYDWLTEAAVEFARLREQDVTQLDAGAFAGDDTLRGWLTAAGFERARTWWQMSRPVTADDAAPDALPAPKPGVTVRQVAHHDNGLPVAEDLTAVHRVLEEAFRDHFNSYLESFPEFVQRLREDPGHRWNHWWLAFVDDPADPEAEPVPAGALVATVSPADDGGVEGTYVDYLGSTPAARGRGVATAMLHAVVADAAGRGRNRVGLEVDADSPTGAEALYVHLGWRTKYTTESWHRDVRVD, via the coding sequence GTGATCCCCACGAACGAGCGCCCGTCCGTGACCCTTCCCGAGCACTGGACGGCGGTGGTTCCCGAGCTCGAGGACGTCCCACGTCTGGGCGAGCTCAGAGGCAGGCAGGCGCAACCGTTCACCGGGTCCGCGGGCTACGACGCCGCCACGGTCGAGGCCGAGGTCGCGGGCCAGATGTCGTGGACGCGGCGGCAGACGGTCGTGCGGGACGCGGACGGCGTGATCCGCGCCTGGGCGCACGCCCACGACCGTGCGGCGGGCCGCGCCGTCATCGGCGTCGAGATCGACCGGACGCTGCCCCGTGACGTGCAGGACCGCCTGGCCGCCTGGTGCTACGACTGGCTGACCGAGGCCGCCGTCGAGTTCGCGCGGCTGCGCGAGCAGGACGTGACCCAGCTCGACGCGGGCGCCTTCGCCGGCGACGACACCCTGCGCGGCTGGCTCACCGCGGCCGGGTTCGAGCGGGCCCGCACCTGGTGGCAGATGTCCCGCCCGGTCACGGCGGACGACGCCGCCCCGGACGCGCTGCCCGCGCCGAAGCCCGGCGTGACCGTGCGCCAGGTGGCGCACCACGACAACGGCCTGCCGGTCGCCGAGGACCTCACCGCCGTCCACCGGGTGCTGGAGGAGGCGTTCCGCGACCACTTCAACTCCTACCTGGAGAGCTTCCCGGAGTTCGTGCAGCGCCTGCGCGAGGACCCGGGCCACCGCTGGAACCACTGGTGGCTCGCCTTCGTCGACGACCCCGCGGACCCCGAGGCCGAGCCCGTCCCGGCGGGAGCCCTGGTGGCCACGGTCTCGCCCGCGGACGACGGCGGCGTGGAGGGCACCTACGTCGACTACCTCGGCTCGACCCCGGCGGCGCGCGGGCGGGGCGTGGCCACCGCGATGCTGCACGCCGTGGTCGCGGACGCCGCGGGCCGCGGCCGCAACCGGGTCGGGCTCGAGGTCGACGCCGACAGCCCGACGGGCGCCGAGGCGCTCTACGTGCACCTGGGCTGGCGCACGAAGTACACGACCGAGTCCTGGCACCGGGACGTCCGCGTCGACTGA
- the ychF gene encoding redox-regulated ATPase YchF encodes MALTIGIVGLPNVGKSTLFNALTRNSVLAANYPFATIEPNVGVVPLPDARLGALAEIFSSERVLPATVSFVDIAGIVKGASEGEGLGNKFLANIREADAICQVTRAFDDGDVVRVEGSTDASGDIETISTELILADLQTLEKALPRMEKEVKIKKGDPVLFAAAQQAQAILEEGTTLFQGAAAAGLDLAEIASLQLMTAKPFIYVFNTDDAGLADTAMQDRLRELVAPAHAIFLDAKFEAELVELEPEEAAEMLAETGQTESGLDQLASVGFDTLGLQTYLTAGPKEARAWTIRKGWTAPQAAGVIHTDFERGFIKAEVISFEDLVEAGSVAAVKAAGKARIEGKEYVMRDGDVVEFRFNV; translated from the coding sequence GTGGCTCTCACTATCGGCATCGTCGGCCTGCCCAACGTCGGCAAGTCCACCCTGTTCAACGCGCTGACCCGCAACTCCGTGCTCGCGGCGAACTACCCGTTCGCGACGATCGAGCCGAACGTCGGCGTCGTCCCCCTGCCGGACGCCCGGCTGGGTGCGCTCGCGGAGATCTTCTCCTCCGAGCGGGTGCTGCCGGCCACGGTGTCGTTCGTCGACATCGCGGGCATCGTCAAGGGCGCCTCCGAGGGCGAGGGCCTGGGCAACAAGTTCCTCGCGAACATCCGTGAGGCGGACGCGATCTGCCAGGTCACCCGGGCCTTCGACGACGGCGACGTCGTGCGCGTCGAGGGCTCGACCGACGCCTCGGGCGACATCGAGACCATCTCCACCGAGCTGATCCTCGCCGACCTCCAGACGCTGGAGAAGGCGCTGCCGCGGATGGAGAAGGAGGTCAAGATCAAGAAGGGCGACCCGGTGCTGTTCGCCGCCGCCCAGCAGGCCCAGGCCATCCTCGAGGAGGGCACGACCCTCTTCCAGGGCGCGGCCGCCGCGGGTCTCGACCTCGCCGAGATCGCGTCGCTGCAGCTCATGACGGCCAAGCCGTTCATCTACGTGTTCAACACCGACGACGCGGGCCTGGCCGACACCGCGATGCAGGACCGGCTGCGCGAGCTCGTCGCGCCGGCGCACGCGATCTTCCTCGACGCGAAGTTCGAGGCCGAGCTCGTCGAGCTCGAGCCGGAGGAGGCCGCGGAGATGCTGGCCGAGACCGGCCAGACCGAGTCGGGCCTCGACCAGCTCGCGAGCGTCGGGTTCGACACGCTCGGGCTGCAGACCTACCTCACGGCGGGCCCGAAGGAGGCCCGCGCCTGGACGATCCGCAAGGGGTGGACGGCCCCGCAGGCCGCGGGCGTCATCCACACGGACTTCGAGCGCGGGTTCATCAAGGCGGAGGTCATCTCGTTCGAGGACCTCGTCGAGGCCGGGTCCGTCGCCGCGGTGAAGGCGGCGGGCAAGGCCCGCATCGAGGGCAAGGAGTACGTCATGCGCGACGGCGACGTCGTGGAGTTCCGCTTCAACGTCTGA
- a CDS encoding ABC transporter substrate-binding protein, whose translation MKIRRSGAAFAAVAAGALLLSACSSPAAEPEAEETTAGETAAAETPTDPCKVETGVSETAAGEVKYSVGEDEFLGYNTNTPETYSTYNSAVTERILGGFWYFGVDGTICTDDSFGTYEAVSEDPLQVAYTIADDAAWSDGTPVTYADFLLDWATQAITSDGKVSDDASETPLFNHVSGLTLGDYVPEGPQADSADAKSFQYDYERVYADWKILIGSPLPAHVVADQIGVTTDELVTAIQELDMSVLEPAAEFWNTGWLMTAGELGDPALTPSSAAYGFKPDGWTAGQSITLTANENFWGTPASTQDLTFRFAAADTHVQALQNGDLDVIEPQATVDTVAQLEQLGSSVTITTGQTLTWEHLDFNFNNGIFADSLEAREAFAYCVPRQKIVDDLIKPIDESAVVMNAREVFPFQDSYEDVVAASYDGRYDEVDLDMAKEKFAAAGLEEGTELRIGYSAPNPRRSDEVAAIKASCDQVGFNVVDAGSAEFFDKDLPNGDYEVALFAWAGSGQIASGQNIYATGQPQNYGGYSDETVDAAWDTLASTVDESVHTEQTKIIEKQLWDTLFGIPIFAHPGVGAFSSDLSNVRDTAAQSGIVWNAEQWARAS comes from the coding sequence GTGAAGATCAGGCGTTCAGGCGCAGCCTTCGCGGCCGTCGCGGCCGGCGCGCTGCTGCTCTCGGCGTGCTCCAGCCCTGCGGCGGAGCCCGAGGCGGAGGAGACCACCGCCGGCGAGACCGCCGCGGCGGAGACCCCGACCGACCCGTGCAAGGTCGAGACCGGCGTGTCCGAGACCGCTGCCGGCGAGGTCAAGTACTCGGTCGGTGAGGACGAGTTCCTCGGCTACAACACCAACACCCCCGAGACGTACTCCACGTACAACAGCGCCGTCACCGAGCGCATCCTCGGCGGCTTCTGGTACTTCGGCGTCGACGGCACCATCTGCACCGACGACTCGTTCGGCACCTACGAGGCCGTCTCCGAGGACCCGCTGCAGGTCGCGTACACCATCGCGGACGACGCCGCCTGGTCGGACGGCACCCCCGTCACCTACGCGGACTTCCTCCTCGACTGGGCCACCCAGGCGATCACCTCCGACGGCAAGGTCAGCGACGACGCGTCCGAGACCCCGCTGTTCAACCACGTCTCCGGCCTCACGCTGGGCGACTACGTGCCCGAGGGCCCGCAGGCGGACTCCGCTGACGCCAAGTCGTTCCAGTACGACTACGAGCGCGTCTACGCCGACTGGAAGATCCTCATCGGCTCCCCGCTCCCGGCCCACGTCGTGGCCGACCAGATCGGGGTCACCACCGACGAGCTGGTCACCGCGATCCAGGAGCTCGACATGTCGGTCCTCGAGCCGGCCGCCGAGTTCTGGAACACCGGCTGGCTGATGACCGCCGGCGAGCTGGGCGACCCGGCCCTCACGCCGTCCTCCGCCGCGTACGGCTTCAAGCCGGACGGCTGGACCGCCGGTCAGTCCATCACGCTGACCGCCAACGAGAACTTCTGGGGCACCCCGGCCTCGACGCAGGACCTCACGTTCCGCTTCGCCGCCGCCGACACCCACGTGCAGGCGCTGCAGAACGGTGACCTCGACGTCATCGAGCCGCAGGCCACGGTCGACACCGTCGCCCAGCTCGAGCAGCTCGGCTCCTCGGTCACGATCACCACCGGCCAGACGCTCACCTGGGAGCACCTGGACTTCAACTTCAACAACGGCATCTTCGCCGACTCGCTCGAGGCCCGTGAGGCGTTCGCCTACTGCGTCCCGCGCCAGAAGATCGTCGACGACCTGATCAAGCCGATCGACGAGTCCGCGGTCGTCATGAACGCCCGCGAGGTCTTCCCCTTCCAGGACTCGTACGAGGACGTCGTCGCGGCCTCCTACGACGGCCGCTACGACGAGGTCGACCTCGACATGGCCAAGGAGAAGTTCGCCGCGGCCGGCCTGGAGGAGGGCACGGAGCTCCGCATCGGCTACTCCGCCCCGAATCCGCGCCGTTCCGACGAGGTCGCCGCCATCAAGGCGTCGTGCGACCAGGTCGGCTTCAACGTCGTGGACGCCGGCTCGGCCGAGTTCTTCGACAAGGACCTGCCGAACGGTGACTACGAGGTCGCGCTCTTCGCGTGGGCCGGCTCCGGCCAGATCGCCTCGGGCCAGAACATCTACGCCACGGGCCAGCCGCAGAACTACGGTGGCTACTCGGACGAGACCGTCGACGCGGCCTGGGACACCCTCGCCTCGACGGTGGACGAGTCGGTCCACACCGAGCAGACGAAGATCATCGAGAAGCAGCTCTGGGACACGCTGTTCGGCATCCCGATCTTCGCCCACCCGGGCGTCGGGGCCTTCAGCTCGGACCTGAGCAACGTGCGTGACACCGCCGCCCAGTCGGGCATCGTGTGGAACGCCGAGCAGTGGGCTCGCGCCTCCTGA
- a CDS encoding ABC transporter permease, which yields MLKFILRRLGVSVLVLWLASILIYWLVTISGDPLQDLRESNAENKQQLIQARIDLMRLDEPWWDRYWDWLKGVGGCFTGSCDLGTSINGQSVLDMTAQAAGSTLRLVTLATLLAIVVGITLGILTAIRQYSGFDYTVTFLAFLFFSLPVFWAAVLLKEYGAIRFNDWIASGDMEPPMVLGIALILAVVVPAVLGGTWKRRLATGAGVFVFVAVVLYVLNIFDWYRNPFFGIGMVLLTSLGAGVLVTAIVAGFGNRRVLFGALTTAVVGTLSYLVFANLLLEPSSWWVLIGLFVVAVAVSVAIGAAWGGYARRQAMLVAGVTGVLTSLTIVFDILVANWSSFLGLKSRPISTIGSQTPNFTGDFWESVLDTGMQLLLPTILLTLISVASYSRYTRSSMLETMNQDYVRTARSKGLSERAVVTKHAFRNALIPITTIVAFDFAALIGGAVITERVFGWKGMGAMFSEALTHVDPAPVMAFFLVTGTAAIVMNMVADIAYAFLDPRIRR from the coding sequence GTGCTCAAGTTCATCCTCCGACGGCTCGGCGTCTCCGTCCTCGTGCTGTGGCTCGCGTCGATCCTCATCTACTGGCTCGTCACGATCTCGGGCGACCCGCTGCAGGACCTGCGCGAGTCGAACGCCGAGAACAAGCAGCAGCTGATCCAGGCGCGCATCGACCTCATGCGGCTCGACGAGCCGTGGTGGGACCGGTACTGGGACTGGCTCAAGGGCGTCGGCGGATGCTTCACGGGCAGCTGCGACCTGGGCACGAGCATCAACGGCCAGAGCGTCCTCGACATGACCGCCCAGGCGGCCGGCTCCACGCTGCGCCTGGTCACGCTCGCCACGCTGCTGGCGATCGTGGTGGGCATCACGCTCGGCATCCTCACGGCCATCCGCCAGTACTCGGGCTTCGACTACACGGTGACGTTCCTGGCCTTCCTGTTCTTCTCGCTGCCGGTGTTCTGGGCGGCGGTGCTCCTCAAGGAGTACGGCGCGATCCGCTTCAACGACTGGATCGCCAGCGGCGACATGGAACCACCCATGGTGCTGGGCATCGCGCTGATCCTCGCGGTCGTCGTCCCCGCCGTCCTGGGCGGCACGTGGAAGCGCCGCCTGGCCACCGGTGCCGGCGTGTTCGTGTTCGTCGCCGTCGTGCTCTACGTGCTCAACATCTTCGACTGGTACCGCAACCCGTTCTTCGGGATCGGCATGGTGCTGCTCACCTCGCTCGGTGCCGGCGTGCTGGTCACCGCGATCGTCGCGGGCTTCGGCAACCGGCGCGTCCTCTTCGGGGCGCTCACCACGGCGGTCGTCGGGACGCTCAGCTACCTGGTGTTCGCGAACCTGCTGCTCGAGCCCAGCTCGTGGTGGGTCCTCATCGGCCTGTTCGTCGTCGCGGTCGCCGTGTCCGTCGCGATCGGCGCCGCCTGGGGCGGCTACGCCCGCCGCCAGGCGATGCTCGTCGCGGGCGTCACCGGCGTGCTCACCTCGCTCACGATCGTGTTCGACATCCTCGTGGCCAACTGGTCGAGCTTCCTGGGGCTCAAGTCGCGCCCGATCTCCACGATCGGGTCGCAGACCCCGAACTTCACGGGCGACTTCTGGGAGTCCGTGCTCGACACGGGCATGCAGCTCCTGCTGCCGACCATCCTGCTGACCCTCATCTCCGTGGCGTCGTACTCCCGCTACACGCGGTCCTCGATGCTCGAGACGATGAACCAGGACTACGTGCGCACCGCGCGGTCCAAGGGTCTGTCCGAGCGCGCCGTGGTCACCAAGCACGCCTTCCGCAACGCCCTGATCCCCATCACGACGATCGTCGCGTTCGACTTCGCCGCCCTCATCGGTGGCGCGGTCATCACCGAGCGCGTCTTCGGCTGGAAGGGCATGGGTGCCATGTTCAGCGAGGCCCTCACCCACGTCGACCCCGCGCCCGTCATGGCGTTCTTCCTCGTCACCGGCACCGCCGCGATCGTCATGAACATGGTGGCGGACATCGCGTACGCGTTCCTCGACCCGCGGATCCGGCGGTGA
- a CDS encoding ABC transporter permease produces MSDIRNSDPHGEDYQPIPSVAGTDAQGGVGAGLDTAPLPTEEKSYSQGQLVRRRFFRHKGAITAMIVLAVVIVVAFTSIGIGPIPGWWDKDPFSQYDKIGTGAPTWAHPFGQDTIGKDYFALVMLGTQKSIIIALGVGLLSTAIGTVIGALAGFYRGVVESLLMRLTDLLIVIPLLVLAAVLGKIAQPWGIWGLTLMLGIVTWTGLARLVRGEVLSLRERDFVVAATAVGTGNSRIIFKHILPNAIGTIIVSATLAISSAILLETSLSFLGFGVQPPDTSLGLLISQYQTAFTTRPWLFWWPGLMILAIALSVNFIGDGLRDAFDPRQNRSKG; encoded by the coding sequence ATGAGTGACATCAGGAACAGCGACCCGCACGGGGAGGACTACCAGCCCATCCCGTCCGTCGCCGGCACCGACGCCCAGGGCGGCGTCGGCGCGGGGCTCGACACGGCCCCGCTGCCCACCGAGGAGAAGTCCTACAGCCAGGGCCAGCTCGTGCGCCGCCGGTTCTTCCGGCACAAGGGCGCCATCACCGCCATGATCGTGCTGGCGGTCGTCATCGTCGTCGCCTTCACGTCGATCGGCATCGGCCCGATCCCCGGCTGGTGGGACAAGGACCCGTTCTCGCAGTACGACAAGATCGGCACCGGCGCCCCCACGTGGGCGCACCCGTTCGGGCAGGACACGATCGGCAAGGACTACTTCGCCCTCGTCATGCTCGGCACCCAGAAGTCGATCATCATCGCCCTGGGCGTCGGCCTGCTGTCCACCGCGATCGGCACCGTCATCGGCGCGCTCGCCGGCTTCTACCGCGGCGTCGTCGAGTCGCTGCTCATGCGCCTCACCGACCTGCTCATCGTCATCCCGCTGCTCGTCCTCGCCGCCGTCCTGGGCAAGATCGCGCAGCCGTGGGGCATCTGGGGTCTCACCCTGATGCTCGGCATCGTCACGTGGACGGGCCTGGCACGCCTCGTGCGCGGTGAGGTGCTCTCCCTGCGCGAGCGCGACTTCGTCGTCGCCGCGACCGCGGTCGGTACGGGCAACAGCCGGATCATCTTCAAGCACATCCTGCCGAACGCCATCGGCACGATCATCGTGTCGGCCACGCTCGCGATCTCGTCGGCGATCCTGCTCGAGACCTCGCTGAGCTTCCTCGGGTTCGGCGTGCAGCCGCCCGACACCTCGCTGGGCCTGCTCATCTCGCAGTACCAGACGGCGTTCACGACGCGACCCTGGCTCTTCTGGTGGCCGGGTCTGATGATCCTCGCGATCGCGCTGAGCGTGAACTTCATCGGCGACGGGCTGCGCGACGCGTTCGACCCGCGGCAGAACAGGAGCAAGGGCTGA
- a CDS encoding ABC transporter ATP-binding protein — MTTLDLTSAEPATPGDAVLEFTDLRVTFGTEFGDVHAVKGISLEVHPGEVVALVGESGSGKSVTSTTALGLLPGNARVSGSVRVGDKIVTELDPAALRRLRGNDVAMVFQEPMTALNPVLTIGDQLTEALQLHNIAYGKQATARAAELLRMVGIPEPERRLKQYPHELSGGQRQRVVIAMAISCDPKVIIADEPTTALDVTVQADILDLLRSLKDKLDTGILLITHNMGVVADMADRVAVMYKGDLVESGTAEQVLTDPQHEYTKRLLAAVPHLGEGGAQDETAAVVEPAPEAETPAATVPALSLDNLVIEYHRMGKPAFRAVDDVSFSVQPGEIVGLVGESGSGKSTIGKCALGLIPAVSGAVRILDQDYAKLSKKDLKALRRRIGVVFQDPAASINPRFPVGEAIAEPLVVHDVGDAKSRQQRVMELLDAVELPRSFYNRYPHELSGGQRQRVSIARALTLEPELLVADEPTSALDVSVQAAVLDMFTSLQQEFGFACLFVSHDLAVIDMLAHRVVVLQNGKIVEQGSRDEVLRHPREDYTRRLLAAAPVPNPAEQRQRREDRHRLLAELGEEIVELHVGEDPAPRKTPGSEGGSALGTGASHGG; from the coding sequence ATGACCACCCTCGACCTCACCTCGGCCGAGCCCGCCACCCCGGGCGACGCCGTCCTGGAGTTCACCGACCTCCGCGTCACGTTCGGCACCGAGTTCGGCGACGTCCACGCCGTCAAGGGCATCTCCCTGGAGGTGCACCCCGGCGAGGTCGTGGCCCTCGTGGGCGAGTCGGGCTCCGGCAAGTCCGTCACCTCGACGACGGCCCTCGGCCTGCTGCCCGGCAACGCGCGGGTGTCCGGCTCGGTGCGCGTCGGCGACAAGATCGTCACGGAGCTCGACCCGGCGGCGCTGCGCAGGCTGCGCGGCAACGACGTGGCCATGGTGTTCCAGGAGCCGATGACGGCGCTCAACCCCGTGCTGACCATCGGGGACCAGCTCACCGAGGCTCTGCAGCTCCACAACATCGCCTACGGAAAGCAGGCCACGGCCCGTGCCGCCGAGCTGCTGCGCATGGTCGGCATCCCCGAGCCGGAGCGCCGCCTCAAGCAGTACCCGCACGAGCTGTCCGGCGGTCAGCGTCAGCGCGTCGTCATCGCCATGGCGATCTCCTGCGACCCCAAGGTGATCATCGCCGACGAGCCGACCACGGCCCTCGACGTCACCGTGCAGGCCGACATCCTCGACCTGCTGCGGTCGCTGAAGGACAAGCTCGACACCGGCATCCTGCTCATCACCCACAACATGGGCGTGGTGGCGGACATGGCCGACCGCGTGGCCGTCATGTACAAGGGCGACCTCGTGGAGTCGGGCACCGCGGAGCAGGTGCTCACCGACCCGCAGCACGAGTACACCAAGCGGCTGCTGGCCGCGGTGCCGCACCTGGGCGAGGGTGGCGCGCAGGACGAGACCGCCGCGGTGGTCGAGCCCGCACCGGAGGCCGAGACCCCGGCCGCCACGGTGCCGGCGCTGAGCCTCGACAACCTCGTCATCGAGTACCACCGGATGGGCAAGCCCGCGTTCCGCGCCGTCGACGACGTCTCGTTCTCCGTCCAGCCGGGCGAGATCGTCGGTCTCGTCGGCGAGTCCGGCTCGGGCAAGTCGACCATCGGCAAGTGCGCCCTCGGCCTCATCCCGGCCGTGTCGGGCGCCGTGCGGATCCTCGACCAGGACTACGCCAAGCTGAGCAAGAAGGACCTCAAGGCGCTGCGGCGCCGCATCGGCGTGGTGTTCCAGGACCCGGCGGCCTCGATCAACCCCCGGTTCCCGGTGGGCGAGGCCATCGCCGAGCCGCTGGTCGTGCACGACGTGGGCGACGCGAAGTCGCGGCAGCAGCGCGTCATGGAGCTCCTCGACGCCGTCGAGCTGCCCCGGTCGTTCTACAACCGCTACCCGCACGAGCTGTCCGGCGGGCAGCGCCAGCGCGTGTCGATCGCGCGGGCGCTCACCCTGGAGCCGGAGCTCCTGGTCGCCGACGAGCCGACGTCCGCGCTCGACGTGTCGGTGCAGGCCGCCGTGCTGGACATGTTCACCAGCCTCCAGCAGGAGTTCGGGTTCGCCTGCCTGTTCGTCAGCCACGACCTCGCGGTCATCGACATGCTGGCCCACCGGGTCGTCGTGCTGCAGAACGGCAAGATCGTCGAGCAGGGCTCGCGCGACGAGGTCCTGCGCCACCCGCGCGAGGACTACACGCGCCGTCTCCTGGCCGCGGCGCCCGTGCCGAACCCGGCCGAGCAGCGGCAGCGCCGCGAGGACCGGCACCGCCTGCTGGCGGAGCTCGGCGAGGAGATCGTCGAGCTGCACGTCGGCGAGGACCCCGCACCGCGGAAGACACCCGGCTCCGAGGGCGGCAGCGCGCTCGGCACGGGCGCGTCCCACGGCGGCTGA